From one Formosa sediminum genomic stretch:
- a CDS encoding tetratricopeptide repeat protein encodes MKHLFWVVCLVVLASCNSKTKQSDYVAIEDFKSQHRDGFVGDSQCMSCHKGVYEDWKGSDHDLAMQVANDSTILGDFNNVKTIIDGVSYHFTKSDDGKFMVHVKEIDGSEVDYEISYAFGVRPLQQYLIDFDKGRKQVLRVTWDSEKHKWFHQYNGDEIDPHDWLHWTETAQNWNTMCAECHSTNLEKNYDVDTDAFNTTYSVINVSCESCHGPAEQHVFWAEHVQDSIHTENTYIIPGNSQLSQMNMCAPCHARRARLTEKMVPGTAFEDQYMLQNITNDLYHGDGQIEDEDYVYGSFLQSKMYHDGVKCSDCHDPHTLKVKFQDNRLCLQCHAPSYDKPSHHFHAQDTDGAQCINCHMTGAVYMGNDFRRDHSFRVPRPDQSVTYGTPNACTQCHQDKSDQWAADQVVEWYGPERSDHYSDHLLLSNKPNITSEERSSLDAFINNLNYPAIARSTVISNLNITTSKQYEAILKSLDDPSAMVRYSALQKFRTISPQDRVSIASKYLSDTTRLVRIGAMQLLTGVDAQILTAVNQSALSKAKHELETMLFTNADFSTGRLQLGDYYLQNNDITNAIKNYELALKKDSLLLPVYSNLATAYSLQGDSASALNILNIWIEKSPKEGRAYYLRALLYFELQNYDLAVSDLKTAIKIDPKDTRSMYNLSTYYYQNKAFSAAEKYINMALKLQPDNPDYQYLLALIYRDQGKMEESAKIMQTLQAAAANQNNT; translated from the coding sequence ATGAAGCATTTGTTTTGGGTTGTTTGTTTAGTAGTACTTGCAAGTTGTAATTCTAAAACTAAACAATCAGATTATGTTGCTATAGAAGATTTTAAATCACAACATAGGGACGGTTTTGTAGGAGACTCTCAATGTATGTCTTGCCATAAAGGTGTATATGAAGATTGGAAAGGGTCCGATCACGATTTAGCTATGCAAGTAGCTAATGACTCTACAATCTTAGGAGATTTTAATAATGTAAAAACTATTATTGATGGGGTGTCTTATCATTTTACAAAGTCTGATGATGGTAAGTTCATGGTACATGTCAAAGAAATAGATGGAAGTGAAGTAGATTACGAAATTTCTTATGCTTTTGGAGTACGACCATTACAACAATATTTAATTGATTTTGATAAAGGGAGAAAACAAGTTTTACGGGTAACTTGGGATTCTGAAAAACATAAATGGTTTCATCAATATAATGGCGATGAAATAGATCCGCACGATTGGTTACACTGGACTGAAACAGCACAGAATTGGAATACAATGTGTGCAGAATGTCACTCTACTAATTTAGAAAAAAATTACGATGTAGACACAGATGCATTTAATACAACCTATTCTGTTATTAATGTAAGTTGCGAGAGTTGCCACGGTCCTGCAGAGCAACATGTGTTTTGGGCAGAACATGTTCAGGATAGTATACATACGGAAAATACCTATATAATTCCAGGCAATTCTCAATTAAGTCAAATGAATATGTGTGCACCATGTCATGCTAGACGTGCTCGTTTAACTGAAAAAATGGTGCCAGGCACAGCGTTTGAAGATCAATATATGCTTCAAAATATTACTAATGATTTATATCATGGCGACGGACAAATTGAAGATGAAGATTATGTTTATGGTTCGTTTCTTCAAAGTAAAATGTATCACGATGGTGTTAAATGTTCAGATTGTCACGATCCACATACTTTAAAAGTTAAGTTTCAAGATAATAGATTGTGTTTACAATGTCACGCTCCTAGTTACGATAAACCTTCACATCATTTTCATGCTCAAGATACAGATGGAGCACAATGTATAAACTGTCACATGACGGGAGCTGTGTATATGGGGAACGATTTTAGACGTGATCATAGTTTTAGAGTGCCGCGTCCAGATCAAAGTGTAACGTATGGTACACCCAATGCATGTACTCAATGTCACCAAGATAAATCAGACCAATGGGCAGCAGATCAAGTTGTAGAATGGTATGGTCCAGAACGATCAGATCATTACTCAGACCATTTATTACTTAGTAATAAGCCTAATATTACAAGTGAAGAACGCTCTAGTTTAGATGCCTTTATTAATAACTTAAATTACCCAGCAATTGCCAGATCAACGGTTATTTCTAACTTAAATATTACAACAAGTAAGCAATATGAAGCCATTTTAAAAAGCTTAGACGATCCTTCTGCCATGGTGCGCTATAGTGCGTTACAAAAGTTTAGAACTATAAGTCCGCAAGATCGTGTATCTATAGCTTCTAAATACTTATCTGATACGACACGTTTGGTTAGAATAGGTGCTATGCAACTATTAACAGGGGTAGATGCACAAATTCTTACTGCAGTAAATCAGTCAGCATTAAGTAAAGCAAAACATGAATTAGAAACTATGTTGTTTACAAATGCAGATTTTTCTACAGGACGCTTACAGCTGGGAGATTATTATCTTCAAAATAATGACATAACAAATGCAATTAAAAATTACGAATTAGCTCTAAAAAAAGATAGTTTACTATTACCTGTATACTCTAATTTAGCTACCGCATATAGTTTACAAGGAGATTCAGCATCTGCATTAAATATTTTAAATATATGGATAGAGAAATCGCCTAAAGAGGGTAGAGCATATTATTTAAGAGCCCTTTTATATTTTGAATTACAGAATTACGATTTGGCTGTTTCAGACTTAAAAACAGCGATTAAGATAGATCCTAAAGATACTCGATCTATGTACAATTTATCTACCTATTATTATCAAAATAAAGCATTTTCAGCAGCCGAGAAATATATTAATATGGCTTTAAAATTACAGCCTGATAATCCAGATTATCAATATTTGTTGGCATTAATATATCGCGATCAAGGTAAGATGGAAGAGAGTGCTAAAATTATGCAGACTTTACAAGCTGCTGCTGCGAACCAAAATAATACTTAA
- a CDS encoding aldo/keto reductase gives MKYTTLPHTNIKVSKICLGTMTFGNQNTEEESFKQMDYAVEHGVNFFDTAEMYPVPAQKETYAETERIIGKWLKKTGKRNDIVLGSKIAGPGDYTAHIRTNGFSPEAIEDAITQSLKRLQTDYLDLFQLHWPERQSNFFGTRDYKHNPDDPWTDNFNEVLHSLDKAIKAGKIRNIGISNEKAWGAMRYIEESKYNNKPRMVTIQNAYSLINRGFESDLAEISMREGLGLLAYSPMAFGVLSGKYVEGLAGADSRLNLFPRFSRYSSVNCTKATTQYLKIAQDFDLSLAQMSLAFVTQQPFVTSNIIGASKLEQLKENIDSIHVNLSEEIIAEINKVHEEIPNPAT, from the coding sequence ATGAAGTACACGACATTACCACATACAAATATTAAGGTGAGTAAAATTTGCTTAGGTACAATGACATTTGGAAATCAAAACACTGAAGAAGAAAGTTTTAAGCAAATGGATTATGCTGTAGAACACGGTGTTAATTTCTTTGATACTGCCGAAATGTATCCTGTACCCGCTCAAAAAGAAACCTATGCAGAAACAGAACGCATTATTGGAAAATGGTTGAAAAAGACAGGAAAACGGAATGATATCGTTTTGGGATCTAAAATTGCTGGTCCAGGTGATTATACTGCACATATTAGAACCAATGGATTCTCTCCAGAAGCCATAGAAGATGCTATAACACAAAGTTTGAAACGTTTGCAAACAGACTATTTAGACTTGTTTCAATTACATTGGCCAGAACGTCAATCTAATTTTTTTGGAACACGGGATTATAAACACAATCCTGACGATCCGTGGACAGATAATTTTAATGAAGTACTGCACAGTTTAGATAAAGCAATTAAAGCTGGAAAAATTAGAAATATTGGTATTTCTAATGAAAAGGCTTGGGGAGCTATGCGTTATATAGAAGAGTCTAAATACAACAACAAGCCTCGAATGGTAACTATACAAAATGCTTATTCTTTAATTAATAGGGGTTTTGAAAGTGATTTAGCCGAAATCTCTATGCGTGAAGGTTTAGGGTTATTGGCGTATTCGCCAATGGCCTTTGGGGTGTTATCTGGTAAATATGTAGAAGGATTGGCAGGAGCAGACTCTAGATTAAACCTTTTTCCACGTTTTTCTAGATACAGTAGTGTAAACTGTACTAAAGCAACTACCCAATATTTAAAAATAGCACAAGATTTTGATTTAAGTTTAGCTCAAATGTCGTTAGCTTTTGTAACGCAACAACCTTTTGTAACTAGTAATATTATTGGAGCGTCTAAATTAGAGCAGTTAAAAGAAAATATAGATAGTATTCATGTTAATTTAAGTGAAGAAATTATTGCTGAAATTAATAAAGTACATGAAGAGATTCCTAATCCAGCAACTTAA
- a CDS encoding Rne/Rng family ribonuclease produces the protein MDKELIVRSGPQHVDFALLKDGKLIELHKDEGGNNFSVGDVFIAKIRKTVPGLNAAFVNVGYEKDAFLHYHDLGPKLPSLLKFTKRVSTGKLNDFFLKDFPFEKEIDKNGSIVDVLKSNQSLLVQIVKEPISTKGPRISSELSIAGRYIVLVPFSDRISISQKIEDKDEKDRLKRLVKSITPLGFGIIVRTVAEGKKVAELDKDLQNLLGRWTAMCKKLHKAHHPSKVLGELNKASSILRDIFNDTFTSIQVDDEELYHQIKDYVQLIAPNKESIVKLYQSNVPIFEKFGVERQIKTSFGKTVSMAKGAYLVVEHTEALHVIDVNSGNRSNKANSQEDTALEVNMIAAQEIARQLRLRDMGGIIVIDFIDMTNAENRKTLFNYLRDEMKDDRAKHKILPPSKFGLIQITRQRVRPEMNIKTREDNPNGVQGEEVEAPIILVQKITQELERLLKKDYKKLVLNTHPFIAAFLTKGFPSVRSKWFIEHKKWVKIMPRDAYTYLEYHFFDKDGNQIN, from the coding sequence ATGGATAAAGAATTGATCGTAAGATCTGGTCCCCAACATGTTGATTTTGCCTTATTAAAAGATGGAAAACTTATTGAATTACATAAAGACGAAGGAGGTAACAATTTTTCTGTTGGTGACGTGTTTATCGCCAAAATAAGAAAAACTGTTCCTGGACTAAATGCTGCCTTTGTAAATGTTGGCTACGAAAAAGACGCCTTTTTACATTATCACGACCTAGGTCCTAAACTCCCTTCCCTTTTAAAATTCACAAAACGTGTAAGCACAGGTAAACTAAACGATTTCTTTTTAAAAGATTTCCCGTTTGAAAAAGAGATTGATAAAAATGGAAGCATCGTAGATGTCCTAAAATCTAATCAATCCCTACTTGTACAAATTGTAAAAGAACCAATATCTACAAAAGGCCCAAGAATAAGCTCTGAGCTATCTATTGCTGGTAGATATATTGTATTAGTTCCTTTTTCTGATCGCATTTCAATTTCTCAAAAAATTGAAGACAAAGACGAAAAAGACCGATTAAAACGACTGGTTAAAAGTATTACGCCCCTAGGGTTTGGTATTATTGTACGTACAGTAGCAGAAGGCAAGAAAGTTGCCGAATTAGATAAAGATTTACAAAATTTACTTGGTCGTTGGACTGCAATGTGTAAAAAACTACACAAAGCACATCACCCGAGTAAAGTATTAGGAGAATTAAACAAAGCCTCGTCTATTTTACGAGATATTTTTAATGACACTTTTACTAGTATTCAAGTAGATGATGAAGAACTTTATCACCAAATTAAAGATTATGTGCAACTTATCGCACCTAATAAAGAATCTATTGTAAAATTGTATCAGTCTAATGTTCCTATATTTGAAAAATTTGGAGTAGAAAGACAAATCAAAACGTCGTTTGGAAAAACGGTTTCTATGGCAAAGGGTGCCTATTTGGTAGTAGAACATACCGAAGCCCTTCATGTTATAGATGTTAACAGTGGTAATCGCTCTAACAAGGCCAATTCTCAAGAAGACACAGCATTAGAAGTAAATATGATTGCTGCCCAAGAAATAGCGAGACAACTTCGATTACGCGATATGGGAGGCATTATTGTTATCGATTTTATAGATATGACCAATGCTGAAAACAGAAAAACGCTCTTCAACTACCTTCGTGATGAAATGAAGGATGATAGAGCGAAACACAAAATATTACCTCCAAGTAAATTTGGATTGATACAAATTACAAGACAACGTGTTCGCCCAGAAATGAACATAAAAACCCGTGAAGATAATCCTAACGGAGTACAAGGCGAAGAAGTTGAAGCACCAATTATATTGGTACAAAAAATAACTCAAGAACTTGAGCGATTATTAAAAAAAGACTATAAAAAGTTGGTTTTAAACACACATCCTTTTATAGCAGCCTTTTTAACAAAAGGCTTTCCATCAGTACGTTCAAAATGGTTTATTGAACACAAAAAATGGGTAAAAATTATGCCCAGAGATGCTTACACATATTTAGAATACCATTTTTTTGATAAAGATGGTAATCAAATCAACTAA
- a CDS encoding HU family DNA-binding protein — MTKADLVAKISEKLGIEKGDVQATVETFMEEVKTSLEAGDNVYLRGFGSFIIKTRAEKTGRNISKNTTIKIPAHNIPAFKPAKVFVEGVKTNVDVKE; from the coding sequence ATGACTAAGGCTGATTTAGTAGCGAAAATTTCTGAGAAATTAGGAATCGAGAAAGGTGACGTACAGGCAACTGTAGAAACTTTCATGGAAGAAGTAAAGACATCATTAGAAGCTGGCGATAATGTATATTTAAGAGGATTTGGTAGTTTTATCATTAAAACTCGTGCTGAAAAAACAGGTAGAAATATTTCTAAAAATACCACTATCAAGATACCGGCTCACAACATTCCTGCATTTAAACCTGCAAAAGTATTTGTAGAAGGTGTAAAAACTAATGTAGACGTTAAAGAATAA
- the mutY gene encoding A/G-specific adenine glycosylase yields MSFSKTLTDWYSVNKRQLPWRQTTNPYYIWLSEIILQQTQIKQGLPYYENFVTTFPTVFDLANANEAEVLKLWQGLGYYSRARNLHFAAKYVVNELDGVFPDTYKELLKLKGVGDYTASAIASICYNEVTAVVDGNVYRVLSRYFGIDTPINSSKGDKEFKALAQELIDKKDPATFNQAVMEFGAVQCKPKSPDCTVCPFVSSCYAFGKHVISELPVKIKAAKVSKKYFNFLVFLTPNHTTVLEQRQGKGIWQNLYQFPLIESNKPLTQKQLELELKDLDIIKEQTYELSLYNKDEIVHKLSHQHLYTKFWIVDLDSNIKEGTPIAALEDFPVPILIGNFIEAFNF; encoded by the coding sequence ATGTCTTTTAGTAAAACTTTAACAGATTGGTATTCAGTGAATAAGCGTCAACTCCCTTGGAGACAGACAACTAATCCTTATTATATATGGCTATCAGAAATTATTTTACAACAAACTCAGATTAAGCAAGGGTTACCATATTATGAAAATTTTGTTACGACATTTCCTACTGTTTTCGATCTAGCAAACGCAAATGAAGCAGAAGTTTTAAAACTTTGGCAAGGTTTAGGGTATTATTCGCGTGCTAGAAATCTTCATTTTGCAGCAAAATATGTTGTAAATGAATTAGATGGCGTATTTCCTGATACATATAAAGAGTTGTTAAAATTAAAAGGTGTTGGAGATTATACAGCCAGCGCTATAGCTTCTATTTGTTATAATGAAGTCACAGCCGTGGTAGATGGTAATGTATATAGAGTCTTATCGCGTTACTTTGGTATAGATACGCCTATAAACTCGTCTAAAGGGGATAAAGAGTTTAAGGCACTAGCTCAAGAATTAATAGATAAAAAAGATCCTGCAACCTTTAACCAGGCGGTTATGGAGTTTGGAGCTGTGCAATGTAAGCCCAAAAGCCCAGATTGTACAGTATGTCCATTTGTGTCTAGCTGTTATGCTTTTGGAAAACATGTGATTTCAGAATTGCCTGTAAAGATTAAGGCGGCTAAAGTTTCTAAAAAGTATTTTAATTTTTTAGTATTTTTAACTCCTAATCATACTACAGTATTAGAACAGCGACAGGGTAAAGGGATTTGGCAGAATTTATATCAATTTCCATTAATAGAGTCTAACAAACCATTAACCCAAAAGCAATTGGAGCTAGAGTTAAAGGATTTGGATATTATAAAAGAACAAACTTATGAGTTGTCCCTATATAATAAGGACGAGATTGTTCATAAATTATCTCATCAGCATTTATATACAAAATTTTGGATTGTAGATTTAGATAGCAACATTAAAGAAGGAACACCTATTGCAGCACTAGAAGATTTTCCTGTGCCTATTTTAATTGGAAATTTTATTGAAGCCTTTAATTTTTAG
- a CDS encoding single-stranded DNA-binding protein: MAGTLNKVMLIGHLGDDVKMHYFEGGGCVGRFPLATNETYMSKQTNERVTNTEWHNIVVRNKGAEICEKYLSKGDKIYVEGRLKTRKWQDESGQERYATEIQCTDFTFLTTKKESLANAQHSSQEAKPTETKPITNQNSPSADDDLPF, encoded by the coding sequence ATGGCAGGTACGTTAAATAAAGTAATGCTTATAGGGCATTTAGGAGATGATGTTAAGATGCACTACTTTGAAGGCGGTGGTTGTGTTGGACGGTTTCCTCTTGCAACCAATGAAACCTATATGAGTAAGCAAACTAACGAACGTGTAACTAATACAGAATGGCATAATATTGTAGTGAGAAATAAAGGCGCAGAAATTTGTGAAAAGTATTTAAGTAAAGGCGATAAAATTTATGTTGAAGGACGTCTTAAAACTAGAAAATGGCAAGACGAATCTGGACAAGAGCGTTACGCTACAGAAATACAATGCACAGATTTTACCTTTTTAACAACTAAAAAAGAGAGTTTAGCAAATGCACAACACAGCTCGCAAGAAGCTAAACCTACAGAAACTAAACCTATAACAAATCAGAACTCGCCTAGTGCAGATGACGATTTACCGTTTTAA
- a CDS encoding gliding motility-associated protein GldE, which produces MDPDPSSLLALISTINIPLIMGIVLLCVLLICSALISGAEVALFSLTVTDIDEGVEQNSKAIQIITKLLERPKKLLATILVANNFINIGIVILFAYLGDFVFHTITSEVLRFILEVVLVTFLILLFGEILPKVYASRNKLKFATFMAVPLQVMDVLFSPLSLPMRSITLSIHNKLGKQKSNLSIDQLSQALELTSEEDTSKEEQKILQGIVSFGNTDTKQVMRPRIDIFALNADLKYTEIIPEIVANGYSRIPVYEDNIDNIKGILYVKDLLPYVDRKQFDWKSLIREPFFVPENKKLDDLMGEFQEKKVHLAVVVDEYGGTSGLISLEDIIEEIVGEISDEFDDEDLVYSKLDDRNFVFEGKTPLKDFYKIIKIEDDSNFEQKKGEAETIAGFVLEHSGNFPKLGAKINFENYKFTVEALDKKRIKRVKVTIL; this is translated from the coding sequence TTGGACCCTGACCCCTCGAGTTTATTAGCTCTAATTTCTACAATAAATATCCCATTAATAATGGGTATTGTACTTTTATGTGTTTTACTTATCTGTTCAGCACTTATTTCTGGCGCAGAAGTAGCCTTGTTTTCCCTTACAGTTACAGATATCGATGAAGGTGTAGAGCAAAATTCTAAAGCCATTCAAATTATTACTAAGCTTTTAGAACGTCCTAAAAAATTGCTAGCAACTATTCTTGTTGCTAATAATTTTATAAACATAGGTATTGTTATTCTCTTTGCTTATTTAGGTGATTTTGTATTTCACACCATTACCTCAGAAGTGCTACGCTTTATCCTAGAAGTAGTATTAGTAACATTTCTTATTCTTTTATTTGGAGAGATCTTACCTAAAGTATATGCTAGCAGAAATAAATTAAAATTTGCAACCTTTATGGCTGTGCCATTGCAAGTTATGGATGTGCTATTTTCGCCATTAAGTTTGCCTATGCGAAGTATTACTTTAAGTATTCATAATAAATTAGGGAAACAAAAATCTAATTTAAGTATCGATCAGTTATCTCAAGCTTTAGAGCTAACTAGCGAAGAAGATACTTCAAAAGAAGAACAAAAAATTTTACAAGGTATTGTGTCTTTTGGAAACACAGATACCAAGCAGGTTATGCGCCCGCGTATAGATATATTTGCTCTTAACGCCGATTTAAAATACACAGAGATTATTCCAGAAATAGTAGCAAATGGGTATTCTAGAATCCCAGTTTATGAAGATAATATAGATAACATAAAAGGGATTCTTTACGTTAAAGATTTGCTCCCTTATGTAGACAGAAAACAATTTGATTGGAAAAGCTTAATTCGCGAGCCCTTTTTTGTTCCAGAGAATAAGAAACTAGATGATTTAATGGGGGAATTTCAAGAGAAAAAAGTCCATTTAGCAGTTGTTGTAGATGAGTATGGTGGTACATCTGGATTAATTTCTTTAGAAGATATTATAGAAGAAATTGTAGGCGAAATTAGTGATGAGTTTGACGATGAAGATTTGGTCTATTCTAAATTAGACGATCGTAATTTTGTGTTTGAAGGCAAAACACCATTAAAAGATTTTTATAAGATTATTAAAATTGAAGATGATTCTAATTTTGAACAGAAAAAAGGTGAAGCAGAGACTATTGCAGGTTTTGTGTTAGAACATTCTGGAAATTTTCCGAAATTAGGAGCGAAAATTAATTTTGAAAACTATAAGTTTACAGTCGAAGCTTTAGATAAAAAACGCATTAAACGCGTAAAAGTTACCATCTTATAA
- the gldD gene encoding gliding motility lipoprotein GldD codes for MLKYIQNTLILLFLISVIACADDPTPKPNAYLRLSYPEANYEKANLEVPFTFDKNKLASQVGVKKMGGQDNYGVNIEYSNLKGTIFLTYKNINEDSKHLMEFIKDAQNFTQKHTIKADEIVEQVYINDERKVYGMFYEVGGNAASQSQFYVTDSVKHFLTGSLYFYAKPNYDSILPAAKYLEKDIRQIMESVSWK; via the coding sequence ATGTTAAAATACATTCAAAATACGCTTATTCTTTTATTCTTAATTTCTGTAATAGCATGTGCAGACGATCCTACACCAAAACCCAATGCATATTTAAGACTGAGTTATCCGGAAGCAAATTATGAAAAAGCTAATTTAGAAGTTCCTTTCACGTTTGATAAGAATAAATTAGCCTCTCAAGTTGGGGTTAAAAAAATGGGCGGCCAAGATAATTATGGTGTAAATATTGAATATTCTAACTTAAAAGGAACCATATTCTTAACGTATAAGAATATTAATGAAGACTCTAAACACTTAATGGAGTTTATTAAAGACGCACAAAACTTTACACAAAAGCATACTATAAAAGCCGACGAAATTGTTGAGCAAGTTTATATAAACGACGAGCGTAAAGTGTACGGAATGTTTTACGAAGTAGGAGGGAATGCCGCTTCTCAGTCTCAGTTTTATGTGACCGATAGTGTAAAACACTTTTTAACAGGGTCACTATATTTCTATGCTAAACCCAATTACGATTCTATTTTGCCGGCAGCAAAATATCTTGAGAAGGATATTAGGCAGATTATGGAATCTGTATCTTGGAAATAA
- a CDS encoding dienelactone hydrolase family protein produces MKKLKKEDISQEVFDLYDDYAHNKIERRQFLKKLSLYAVGGVTLSSLLSFISPNYVDTLLVAKDDERLDSKYITYNSPRGGGGIKALLSKPQSTSGKLPGIIVVHENRGLNPYIEDVGRRAALEGFISIAPDALTPLGGYPGNDDDGRALQKKRDRDEMLEDFIAAFTYLKNHKDCTGEIGVVGFCFGGWISNMMAVRVPDLGAAVPYYGSQPTAEETAEINAPLMLHYAALDTRVNAGWPDYEAALQANNKHYEAFVYPEVNHGFHNNTTPRYDEAAATLSWNRTIAFFKAHLT; encoded by the coding sequence ATGAAAAAACTAAAGAAAGAAGATATAAGTCAAGAGGTGTTTGATTTATATGACGACTACGCTCATAATAAAATTGAAAGACGCCAATTCTTAAAGAAACTCTCGCTCTACGCTGTGGGTGGTGTTACCCTGTCGTCTTTGCTTAGCTTTATTTCGCCTAATTATGTAGATACGCTTTTAGTCGCTAAAGATGACGAGCGATTAGATTCTAAATATATTACTTACAATTCGCCTAGAGGTGGAGGCGGAATTAAAGCTCTGCTCTCTAAACCTCAGTCAACTTCTGGGAAATTACCAGGAATAATTGTTGTTCATGAAAATCGTGGATTAAATCCTTATATAGAAGATGTTGGAAGACGTGCCGCTTTAGAAGGTTTTATTTCTATTGCTCCAGATGCATTGACGCCGTTAGGTGGCTATCCCGGAAACGACGACGACGGAAGAGCATTACAGAAAAAACGAGATAGAGATGAAATGCTTGAAGACTTTATAGCTGCGTTTACCTATTTAAAAAATCATAAAGATTGTACGGGTGAAATAGGGGTTGTAGGCTTTTGTTTTGGCGGATGGATCTCAAATATGATGGCTGTAAGAGTACCGGATTTAGGAGCAGCTGTGCCTTATTATGGAAGTCAGCCTACTGCCGAAGAAACCGCAGAAATTAACGCACCACTAATGTTGCATTATGCGGCATTAGATACTCGTGTAAATGCTGGTTGGCCAGATTATGAAGCGGCTTTGCAGGCTAATAATAAACATTATGAGGCCTTTGTGTATCCAGAAGTTAATCACGGTTTTCATAATAATACAACACCACGGTATGATGAAGCTGCAGCAACACTTTCATGGAATAGAACAATAGCTTTTTTTAAAGCACATTTAACGTAG
- a CDS encoding transglutaminase-like domain-containing protein, with translation MWLRVSCDFAFDVESPTPFIVMLRPRSGAEQWIERDEFKIAPNMSIIEFTDGYGNLCQRFVAPKGELTIYTTSDVKTSEFVDVNFGAPFVEIQHLPNDVLCYLLPSRYCESDRFNDLANTITVNKIPGYQQVQAIEDWLRYTISYIPGSSVYPTSAIEVNQKGSGVCRDLAHLGIALCRSLSIPARMVVGYLHNLKPMDMHAWFEAYVGGRWYVFDATQTGVKGGYVSVGYGLDAADVAIFNQFGPVVHTLKQHVTVTQIKN, from the coding sequence ATGTGGTTACGTGTTAGTTGTGATTTTGCATTCGATGTAGAAAGTCCAACGCCTTTTATTGTAATGTTACGACCTCGTAGCGGTGCGGAGCAGTGGATTGAACGTGATGAATTTAAAATAGCTCCCAATATGTCTATTATTGAATTTACAGATGGCTACGGGAATCTGTGTCAAAGATTCGTTGCTCCAAAAGGAGAGTTAACTATTTATACGACTTCAGATGTAAAAACTTCCGAATTTGTTGATGTAAATTTTGGTGCGCCTTTTGTAGAAATACAACATTTGCCAAACGACGTCCTTTGTTATTTGCTGCCAAGTAGATACTGTGAGTCCGATCGCTTTAATGATTTGGCTAATACAATTACAGTTAATAAAATACCAGGGTATCAGCAAGTGCAGGCTATAGAAGATTGGTTACGCTATACAATTAGTTATATTCCAGGAAGTAGTGTTTATCCAACTTCGGCTATAGAAGTAAATCAGAAAGGGTCAGGAGTTTGCAGAGATTTAGCTCATTTAGGAATCGCATTATGCAGAAGTTTAAGTATTCCTGCGCGTATGGTGGTGGGGTATTTGCATAATTTAAAACCTATGGATATGCATGCGTGGTTTGAAGCTTATGTTGGTGGACGTTGGTATGTTTTTGATGCCACTCAAACAGGGGTAAAAGGAGGGTATGTGTCTGTGGGCTATGGGTTAGATGCTGCCGATGTCGCTATTTTTAATCAGTTTGGGCCAGTGGTTCATACATTAAAACAACATGTAACGGTAACGCAAATTAAAAATTAA
- a CDS encoding heavy-metal-associated domain-containing protein, producing the protein MKHFKFLFTLALVSVLAFSCKNKTAEPEIKTVEIAAPKEAASKTIDPNATYAKAEFTIEGMTCQIGCANTIQNKLSKLDGIKSATVNFDTKLASVEYDVAKVNATTLEETVAKAGDMYTVKDMKTVE; encoded by the coding sequence ATGAAACATTTTAAATTCCTTTTTACCCTAGCATTAGTTTCTGTTTTAGCATTTTCTTGTAAAAACAAAACTGCTGAACCAGAAATAAAAACCGTTGAAATAGCAGCACCAAAAGAAGCTGCTTCTAAAACTATAGATCCTAATGCGACCTATGCTAAAGCAGAATTCACTATTGAAGGGATGACGTGCCAAATTGGATGCGCAAATACAATACAAAACAAATTATCTAAACTTGACGGGATTAAATCTGCAACGGTAAATTTCGATACTAAATTAGCAAGCGTAGAATATGATGTTGCAAAAGTAAACGCAACAACTCTAGAAGAAACTGTAGCCAAAGCAGGAGATATGTACACTGTAAAAGACATGAAAACAGTTGAATAA